One Paralichthys olivaceus isolate ysfri-2021 chromosome 21, ASM2471397v2, whole genome shotgun sequence genomic window carries:
- the med1 gene encoding mediator of RNA polymerase II transcription subunit 1: protein MAAVPGVSLQSGSPARELPISAQPGGNQTHGDRTKTEEVTEQEKQSRMAVLLERLHAKHNASRPWQETCKVVRQAMEKRGAMNATGHQLLLTCLETLQRALKVSSLPSMTDRLESIARQNMLGSHLSPSGTECYITSDMFYVEVQLDTNGQLVDVKVAHQGENPTSCPELIQHLREKNFEEFSKHLKGLVELYKLPGDNKLKTKMYIALQSLELDLTKMMHMFRLATNANAVETILHGSVGLLTARSGGHLVSLQCYVSPYDIFEEGTGTQLNLTDNNVPRSLGVGVSVTIEGTSAIYKLPIAPLITGSHPVDNKGTPSFSTVTNSNCVDLPACFFLKMNCPMPFSLSFIQRMGNATSIPVFETSPSLSPLYQLIVQSQLQLLEEGSSTSPPSHNTHFYSVLPDQQHCYYLNGDAPVQDGHSLQGVLVSKIPFRHPAQVPLLLDIIRHQAAYNTLIGSCVKRTSIKEDSAGLLQFEVCPLTDSSFSVSFQHPVNESLVCVVMEVIDSRQVSCKLYKGLSDALICTDEFITKVVQRCMSIPVTMRAIRRKAETIQADTPALSLIAQTVEIMVKNNLPPSSSPTYSMAAGDGTNPMGLPGLTGGNTPTGGPPGGPNFQGPSISLFGMSRTERQAQGGECLNQGGVAGQQQLQQQQQQQQQQQQQGQGHTDDYNKVTQNPILTSLLQTTGSVGSSPSSQNAPPPHQTPPPTSSPASNTKNHPMLMNLLKDNPAQDFATLYGSSPLERQNSSSGSPRTEGIAGTCPGGSTKGKKKRPRTMEKGGVLPGTAAGGGLGMKSQGSSMPPHHPATHEDDFHRELLSMDVDASQNSIFDVNLTGDGLDTPHSITPAPSQCGTPPPGPGMPYSQSHVQSQQQQPPGTVPPRMVRLSSSDSIGPDITEILSDLPEQTGKSSGGSHGQHPMGSGGEDGGPLGTPIRDSSSSGQGSAVFDSADIFNTNSNENPYTDAADLIAEAAATVATPTSDSSSTNFFPDAADFNPDLLTSGHGFSQNYFDDSSPSADGDMDLVKGFGGSSQQNTPSGTPQNPTPHGQSTPEPSLKDPFDIGMVFGGNNGGGKPLMGQAPDLGDTHGTGSQSPLIIGLVAACGDFKNTEPKVKQQQGPVRSKEENGGSGGSSSGIGMGSSSSEGKQVKRSRTPSSEGKSKEKPPKRKKLDPDGKSPSHSSVGRPYTPPSGGSGSGGSISGGGSKSPGSSGRSQTPPGGAAPSTLKITIQIPKGTITGGKTSSHSGYTSSSSATSSTGGTSGTSSGKSHHSHSSSSGKIKSKEGSMTQGNSSKPGSGGVGSGGGPSQSKGSSQGLGAGKPGSSPITKHGLSGPGGSGGGIGSGSKVKTQGGKPSGSLMNPNIKPNISPSHSRSSSSGDKLSSPMKMQQSQVPGTPPSSKAKSPMGSGGGSSGGSKSSSGGGMSSQKPMGGSSSSGCLSSSSSSSSSSSGSMTFSGGSQSQYGSGGGGSGGGGGAGGGSGGSGGGGGGGSGGGAGQNNANNPNAKGKSPSRNKKPSLTAVIDKLKSVGGGGVGEDGCEGGPPAGGPGSGSAPGGGPGNVPSSGPPNMGPSKHASSSQSGEYKREKSDKEAKAKVSVSGGSSGDKKLMDPKTGGVGTTSLAKIIISKPDGGSPSIKAKGTLQKSGEGSGDSMRPQISSLKASPLFSGSTPKHDRSSPSHSRSPGYTPLNHDSESESGSSSVAEKSHQNSPSSDDDQTMRPLPPQDYMSSISLSSGEKHKKHKKEKKKMKERERERDRERERDRDKEKKKSSMSMGPSSHPIKADSWSRSPISASDSSLSMLGSERQSRPSPMYMRNEDDDLMDSALTGNL, encoded by the exons ATGGCGGCGGTGCCTGGTGTCTCTCTGCAGAGCGGCAGCCCTGCGAGAGAACTGCCCATCTCTGCCCAACCTGGAGGGAACCAGACCCACGGAGATCGGACTAAAACCGAAGAGGTCACAG AACAAGAGAAGCAGAGTCGCATGGCTGTTCTGCTCGAGAGGCTTCATGCCAAACACAATGCCTCGCGGCCATGGCAGGAGACCTGTAAAGTTGTGCGTCAGGCCATG GAGAAACGTGGTGCGATGAATGCCACAGGTCACCAGCTCCTGCTCACCTGTCTGGAGACGCTGCAGAGAGCACTGAAAG TCTCATCTCTGCCTTCCATGACAGATCGCCTAGAATCCATTGCTCGACAAAACAT GCTGGGCTCTCACCTCAGCCCGTCAGGGACAGAGTGCTacatcacatcagacatgttttatGTGGAAGTGCAACTGGACACCAACGGTCAGCTAGTGGACGTCAAGGTGGCTCATCAGGGAGAAAACCCCACG AGTTGTCCTGAGCTGATTCAACATCTAAG GGAGAAAAACTTTGAAGAGTTTTCGAAACATCTGAAGGGACTGGTCGAATTATACAAGCTCCCTGGGGACAA TAAGTTGAAAACCAAGATGTATATTGCACTGCAGTCTTTGGAGCTTGACCTCACCAAGATGATGCACATGTTTAG GTTAGCAACCAATGCAAATGCAGTGGAGACTATTCTTCACGGAAGCGTTGGCTTGCTGACAGCAAGGAGTGGTGGCCATCTTGTTTCTCTTCAGTGTTACGTGTCCCCTTATGACATATTTGAAGAGGGAACAGGCACACAGCTCAACTTAACAGACAACAATG ttccCCGCTCCCTGGGTGTCGGTGTGTCTGTGACGATCGAGGGCACCTCTGCCATCTACAAGCTCCCAATTGCTCCACTCATCACTGGATCCCACCCAGTAGACAACAAGGG GACACCTTCCTTTTCCACTGTGACCAACTCCAATTGCGTGGACCTGCCAGCTTGTTTCTTCCTTAAGATGAACTGCCCCATGCCTTTCTCACTCTCCTTTATTCAGAGGATGGGGAATGCTACTT caaTCCCAGTGTTTGAGACGTCTCCCAGCCTCTCACCTCTGTACCAGTTAATAGTCCAGAgccagctccagctcctggaGGAGGGCAGCTCTACATCACCTCCTTCCCACAACACGCACTTCTATTct GTGTTGCCAGATCAGCAGCACTGTTATTACCTGAACGGTGATGCCCCAGTGCAAGATGGTCATTCTCTCCAAGGAGTGCTGGTGTCTAAGATCCCGTTCCGTCACCCTGCACAAGTGCCACTCCTGTTGGATATAATCCGGCATCAGGCAGCCTATAACACCTTGATAGGCAGCTGTGTGAAAAGGACTTCCATCAAAGAAG ACAGTGCCGGCCTGCTGCAGTTTGAAGTATGTCCTCTTACTGACTCGAGTTTCAGCGTCTCTTTCCAGCATCCAGTCAACGAATCATTAGTCTGTG tggtgatggaggtgattgACTCCAGACAAGTATCCTGCAAGTTATATAAAGGACTGTCAGATGCCCTGATCTGCACAGATGAATTCATCACCAAAGTGGTCCAGAG ATGCATGTCCATCCCTGTAACCATGCGGGCCATTCGGAGGAAAGCAGAGACCATCCAGGCAGACACTCCAGCCCTTTCGCTTATAGCACAAACAGTGGAGATCATGGTGAAGAATAATCTACCACCCTCCAGTAGTCCCACCTACAGTATGGCAGCAGGCGATGGGACTAATCCAATGGGACTGCCTGGGCTCACAGGTGGCAACACACCTACAGGAGGACCCCCCGGGGGGCCCAATTTTCAGGGTCCAAGTATTTCTCTGTTTGGGATGTCCCGAACAGAGAGGCAAGCCCAAGGAGGAGAGTGCCTCAACCAAGGAGGGGTTGCGGGCCAGCAacagttgcagcagcagcagcagcaacaacaacaacaacaacagcaaggCCAGGGTCATACAGATGACTACAACAAAGTCACCCAGAATCCCATACTGACAAGTTTATTACAGACCACTGGAAGTGTGGGTTCTAGTCCCAGCTCCCAGAATGCACCACCACCCCACCAAACTCCACCGCCAACATCCTCCCCTGCCAGCAATACTAAGAATCATCCTATGTTGATGAACTTGCTGAAAGACAACCCTGCCCAAGATTTTGCAACACTGTACGGTTCCAGTCCATTGGAGAGGCAGAATTCTTCCTCTGGCTCCCCACGCACAGAGGGCATTGCTGGAACCTGTCCTGGAGGTAGCACAAAAGGGAAGAAAAAGCGCCCACGGACGATGGAAAAAGGTGGCGTGTTGCCTGGAACTGCTGCAGGTGGGGGTTTAGGTATGAAATCACAAGGATCTTCCATGCCACCGCACCATCCTGCCACGCATGAGGATGATTTCCATCGTGAGCTACTTTCTATGGATGTGGATGCTTCTCAAAATTCTATTTTTGATGTAAACCTGACTGGTGATGGACTAGACACGCCCCACAGCATCACCCCGGCACCTAGCCAATGTGGAACACCGCCCCCTGGCCCCGGCATGCCTTATTCACAGTCTCATGTCCAGTCTCAGCAACAGCAACCACCAGGTACTGTACCGCCTCGAATGGTCCGCCTCTCTAGCTCTGATAGCATCGGACCTGATATCACAGAAATCTTGTCGGATTTACCTGAGCAGACGGGGAAAAGCAGTGGTGGCAGCCATGGGCAGCATCCCATGGGCAGTGGTGGGGAAGATGGAGGCCCCCTGGGTACACCCATTCGTGACTCCTCCAGTTCGGGTCAGGGCAGCGCAGTGTTTGACTCTGCAGACATTTTCAACACTAACAGCAATGAGAATCCTTACACAGATGCAGCTGATCTGATTGCAGAGGCAGCTGCAACTGTTGCCACTCCCACCAGCGATTCCTCTTCCACCAACTTTTTCCCTGATGCTGCCGACTTCAACCCTGACCTCTTGACCTCAGGCCACGGCTTCTCCCAGAATTACTTTGATGACAGCTCTCCAAGCGCTGATGGAGACATGGACCTGGTTAAAGGTTTTGGCGGAAGCAGCCAGCAAAATACCCCATCAGGAACACCTCAGAATCCCACTCCACATGGGCAGAGCACCCCAGAGCCCTCTCTGAAGGACCCTTTTGACATAGGAATGGTTTTTGGAGGTAATAATGGTGGTGGTAAACCACTTATGGGGCAAGCTCCTGATTTGGGAGACACACATGGCACAGGGTCTCAGAGTCCCCTCATCATTGGCCTCGTAGCCGCTTGTGGTGACTTTAAAAATACTGAACCCAAAGTTAAACAGCAGCAGGGACCTGTGCGGTCAAAGGAGGAGAATGGAGGTAGCGGAGGGAGCAGCTCTGGTATAGGAATGGGGAGCAGTTCATCAGAGGGAAAACAGGTCAAGCGTAGCAGGACCCCATCCAGTGAGGGAAAGTCCAAAGAGAAACCTCCCAAACGAAAAAAGCTTGACCCTGATGGAAAGTCGCCCTCCCACAGCTCAGTTGGGCGACCATACACACCTCCTAGTGGTGGCTCAGGCTCTGGGGGAAGCATAAGTGGAGGAGGCTCCAAGTCCCCTGGTAGTTCAGGACGGTCACAAACCCCTCCCGGTGGTGCCGCACCTTCAACTCTCAAAATCACAATTCAGATCCCAAAAGGGACCATTACTGGGGGGAAGACTTCATCCCATAGTGGATACACCTCCAGCAGCTCAGCCACAAGCAGCACTGGGGGAACAAGTGGAACCAGCAGTGGCAAAAGCCACCAttctcactcctcttcctctgggaAGATTAAGTCCAAGGAAGGCTCCATGACACAAGGCAACAGCTCCAAGCCAGGGAGTGGTGGAGTAGGAAGTGGAGGTGGGCCATCCCAGTCTAAAGGGTCCTCCCAAGGGTTGGGTGCTGGCAAACCAGGATCCTCCCCAATCACTAAACATGGGCTGTCTGGACCCGGAGGGAGTGGAGGTGGAATTGGAAGTGGTAGTAAAGTTAAAACTCAGGGGGGCAAGCCTTCTGGATCTCTTATGAATCCCAACATAAAGCCCAACATCTCCCCTTCTCACTCCCGCTCAAGTAGCTCTGGTGACAAATTGTCCTCCCCTATGAAAATGCAACAATCTCAGGTTCCAGGAACACCCCCCTCTTCCAAGGCTAAATCTCCTATGGGCTCAGGAGGTGGCAGTTCTGGAGGGTCCAAGTCGTCTTCTGGTGGAGGCATGAGCTCCCAGAAGCCCATGGGTGGAAGCTCCTCCTCTGGTTGCTTATCGTCCTCATCATCCTCCAGCTCATCTTCATCTGGCTCCATGACATTTTCAGGAGGATCCCAGTCTCAGTATGGGAGTGGTGGAGGTGGAAGTGGAGGGGGAGGTGGTGCAGGAGGGGGAAGTGGAGgcagtgggggagggggaggagggggaagtggtggaggagctggtcaAAACAACGCGAATAACCCCAACGCCAAAGGAAAGTCTCCTAGCCGAAACAAGAAACCCTCTCTCACGGCTGTCATAGACAAACTGAAGAGCGTaggtggaggaggagtgggggagGATGGATGCGAGGGTGGGCCACCGGCAGGGGGACCTGGTTCAGGATCTGCTCCTGGTGGTGGTCCTGGGAATGTTCCCAGCAGTGGACCTCCAAACATGGGTCCTTCCAAGCATGCTTCATCCTCCCAAAGTGGAGAGTATAAACGTGAAAAGTCTgataaagaggcaaaagcaaaaGTGTCCGTTTCTGGGGGGAGTAGTGGGGATAAAAAGCTGATGGATCCAAAAACAGGAGGCGTGGGCACGACCAGTCTGGCCAAAATTATCATTAGCAAACCTGATGGTGGCTCACCGAGCATTAAAGCCAAAGGGACTCTTCAGAAATCAGGGGAGGGATCTGGTGACTCGATGCGTCCCCAAATTTCCAGCCTGAAAGCGTCCCCCCTCTTCAGTGGCTCCACTCCCAAACATGACCGCTCCTCCCCAAGCCACAGCCGCTCGCCAGGATACACCCCCCTCAACCACGACAGCGAGAGCGAGTCGGGCAGCAGCTCGGTGGCAGAGAAGTCCCACCAGAACAGCCCCAGCTCCGACGACGACCAGACCATGCGCCCGCTTCCACCCCAGGACTACATGAGCTCCATCTCGCTTAGCTCGGGGGAGAAGCACAAGAAAcacaagaaggagaagaagaagatgaaggagagggaacgggagagggacagagagagagagcgggacagggacaaggagaaaaagaagtcCTCGATGTCCATGGGTCCGTCCTCGCATCCGATAAAAGCAGACAGTTGGTCTCGGTCGCCCATCTCGGCTTCAGATTCATCTTTGTCTATGTTGGGTTCCGAGCGTCAATCCCGGCCCAGTCCGATGTATATGAGAAATGAAGATGATGACCTCATGGACTCAGCCCTGACTGGCAACCTTTAA
- the LOC109626601 gene encoding neurogenic differentiation factor 2-like isoform X2: protein MRYLEAVWWMPRTLALYGYTPMEDLKSVRRTPSYSKPLWLGDRWRVPLPQGEASLCECGRMSITGSHVMALANDVPAIWAWHQSWSLATMLSRLFSEVLPDVQRLAADWADDNESEDGKDKGDGHEPCHLGDDELDEPLEDSSRAESEMGADDDDDDEEDEAEEEECGDENGGDKPKKRGPKKRKMTPARAERSKVRRQKANARERTRMHDLNSALDNLRKVVPCYSKTQKLSKIETLRLAKNYILALGEILRNGKRPDVVAYVQMLCKGLSQPTTNLVAGCLQLNTRNFLTEPCSDGARFHMPTSPFSVHPYSYRCSRLSSPHYQPGSGGALNLRGHSYGSGYEGVYPPGGTSPDYSSPDYEGQHSPPVCLNGGLSGRQQENSDSDRNYHYSMHYSGLTTSRPGHSLPFGPSGARSGGGGGGGAHSENIPPFHDVHVHHDRAPPYEDLNAFFHN, encoded by the exons atgcgttatttagaggctgtatggTGGATGCCCCGaacccttgcgttgtatggatatacacCGATGGAGGATCtaaaaagcgtccgaaggactccaagttactccaaacctttatgg ctcGGTGACAGATGGCGAGTCCCTCTCCCCCAGGGGGAAGCCAGTCTCTGTGAATGCGGCCGCATGTCAATCACCGGCTCTCATGTGATGGCTCTTGCCAATGACGTGCCAGCCATATGGGCCTGGCATCAGAGCTG GTCTCTCGCCACTATGTTGAGCCGTCTGTTCAGCGAGGTGCTGCCGGATGTCCAGAGGCTCGCGGCTGACTGGGCGGACGACAACGAGAGCGAGGACGGTAAGGACAAAGGCGACGGGCACGAGCCCTGTCACCTCGGGGACGACGAGCTGGACGAGCCGCTGGAAGACAGCAGCCGGGCTGAGTCTGAGATGGGCGccgacgacgacgacgacgacgagGAGGACGAGGCCGAGGAAGAGGAGTGCGGAGACGAGAACGGCGGAGATAAGCCCAAGAAGCGCGGCCCAAAGAAGCGCAAGATGACCCCGGCGCGCGCGGAGCGCTCCAAGGTGCGTCGACAAAAGGCGAATGCGCGGGAGCGCACGCGCATGCACGACTTGAATTCTGCATTGGACAATCTGCGCAAGGTGGTGCCATGCTACTCCAAAACCCAAAAACTCTCCAAGATCGAGACTCTGAGGCTGGCCAAGAATTACATCTTAGCTCTGGGGGAGATTTTACGCAACGGGAAGCGTCCAGATGTGGTGGCCTACGTGCAGATGTTGTGCAAAGGCCTGTCACAACCCACCACCAACCTGGTAGCAGGCTGCCTGCAGCTCAACACCAGGAACTTCCTGACTGAACCGTGTTCAGACGGAGCCCGCTTCCACATGCCCACCTCTCCCTTCTCCGTCCACCCCTACTCCTACCGCTGCTCCCGCCTCTCCAGCCCGCACTACCAGCCCGGATCCGGCGGTGCGCTCAACTTGCGGGGCCATTCCTACGGTTCTGGATACGAGGGCGTGTACCCACCGGGGGGCACGTCTCCTGACTACAGCAGCCCGGACTATGAGGGCCAGCACAGCCCGCCTGTGTGCCTGAACGGCGGACTGTCTGGGAGGCAGCAGGAGAACTCTGACTCGGACAGGAACTATCACTACTCTATGCATTACTCCGGACTGACCACGTCTCGACCAGGCCACAGTCTGCCTTTCGGGCCCTCGGGAGCGcgcagtggtggtggtggtggtggtggtgcgcACTCTGAAAACATTCCCCCCTTCCACGACGTGCACGTGCACCACGACAGGGCTCCTCCATATGAGGACCTCAATGCGTTTTTCCACAACTGA
- the LOC109626601 gene encoding neurogenic differentiation factor 2-like isoform X1 — MLSRLFSEVLPDVQRLAADWADDNESEDGKDKGDGHEPCHLGDDELDEPLEDSSRAESEMGADDDDDDEEDEAEEEECGDENGGDKPKKRGPKKRKMTPARAERSKVRRQKANARERTRMHDLNSALDNLRKVVPCYSKTQKLSKIETLRLAKNYILALGEILRNGKRPDVVAYVQMLCKGLSQPTTNLVAGCLQLNTRNFLTEPCSDGARFHMPTSPFSVHPYSYRCSRLSSPHYQPGSGGALNLRGHSYGSGYEGVYPPGGTSPDYSSPDYEGQHSPPVCLNGGLSGRQQENSDSDRNYHYSMHYSGLTTSRPGHSLPFGPSGARSGGGGGGGAHSENIPPFHDVHVHHDRAPPYEDLNAFFHN; from the coding sequence ATGTTGAGCCGTCTGTTCAGCGAGGTGCTGCCGGATGTCCAGAGGCTCGCGGCTGACTGGGCGGACGACAACGAGAGCGAGGACGGTAAGGACAAAGGCGACGGGCACGAGCCCTGTCACCTCGGGGACGACGAGCTGGACGAGCCGCTGGAAGACAGCAGCCGGGCTGAGTCTGAGATGGGCGccgacgacgacgacgacgacgagGAGGACGAGGCCGAGGAAGAGGAGTGCGGAGACGAGAACGGCGGAGATAAGCCCAAGAAGCGCGGCCCAAAGAAGCGCAAGATGACCCCGGCGCGCGCGGAGCGCTCCAAGGTGCGTCGACAAAAGGCGAATGCGCGGGAGCGCACGCGCATGCACGACTTGAATTCTGCATTGGACAATCTGCGCAAGGTGGTGCCATGCTACTCCAAAACCCAAAAACTCTCCAAGATCGAGACTCTGAGGCTGGCCAAGAATTACATCTTAGCTCTGGGGGAGATTTTACGCAACGGGAAGCGTCCAGATGTGGTGGCCTACGTGCAGATGTTGTGCAAAGGCCTGTCACAACCCACCACCAACCTGGTAGCAGGCTGCCTGCAGCTCAACACCAGGAACTTCCTGACTGAACCGTGTTCAGACGGAGCCCGCTTCCACATGCCCACCTCTCCCTTCTCCGTCCACCCCTACTCCTACCGCTGCTCCCGCCTCTCCAGCCCGCACTACCAGCCCGGATCCGGCGGTGCGCTCAACTTGCGGGGCCATTCCTACGGTTCTGGATACGAGGGCGTGTACCCACCGGGGGGCACGTCTCCTGACTACAGCAGCCCGGACTATGAGGGCCAGCACAGCCCGCCTGTGTGCCTGAACGGCGGACTGTCTGGGAGGCAGCAGGAGAACTCTGACTCGGACAGGAACTATCACTACTCTATGCATTACTCCGGACTGACCACGTCTCGACCAGGCCACAGTCTGCCTTTCGGGCCCTCGGGAGCGcgcagtggtggtggtggtggtggtggtgcgcACTCTGAAAACATTCCCCCCTTCCACGACGTGCACGTGCACCACGACAGGGCTCCTCCATATGAGGACCTCAATGCGTTTTTCCACAACTGA